In a single window of the Streptomyces sp. HUAS ZL42 genome:
- a CDS encoding acyl-CoA dehydrogenase family protein, translating to MTSTVTDGTILSDTELEDLRETVRSVCADAGGTAAVRRLSEEAPGIDAGLWDTLGRQVGLAALGLPESAGGIGGLAEIAAVCEELGRTLAPVPLLSSTVLAGQVLAACGTDGKALAELAEGTVHALAVAAPDGTWRADAVPVAASWQGSVPLLNGTAPFVLDGADARALVVAAAGTDGVDLFLADPREPGVTVRRVPTLDLSRGQAVVTFCGARARPLTVGGEGADIVSRALDVALVALAAEQLGGAQAALDMTVAHVRDRTQFGRAIGGFQAVKHACADMLLQVEAARSAVVRAVRADGSPQALAEAAAVAQAWCGEAFVSVAAECVQFHGGMGFTWEHDAHLYFRRAQSDAVLLGGAAHHRERLAGLLGW from the coding sequence ATGACGAGCACCGTCACCGACGGCACGATCCTGTCGGACACCGAGCTGGAAGACCTGCGCGAGACCGTTCGCTCGGTGTGCGCGGACGCCGGCGGCACCGCCGCGGTGCGCCGGCTGTCCGAGGAGGCCCCCGGCATCGACGCCGGCTTGTGGGACACCCTCGGCCGGCAGGTCGGTCTCGCGGCCCTCGGCCTGCCCGAATCGGCGGGAGGCATCGGCGGCCTCGCCGAGATCGCCGCCGTCTGCGAGGAGTTGGGCAGGACACTGGCACCGGTACCGCTGCTGTCCTCCACCGTGCTGGCCGGGCAGGTGCTGGCCGCGTGCGGTACGGACGGCAAGGCGCTGGCCGAGCTGGCCGAGGGCACCGTGCATGCCCTGGCGGTGGCCGCTCCCGACGGAACCTGGCGGGCCGACGCCGTGCCGGTGGCCGCCTCCTGGCAGGGCAGCGTCCCCCTGCTGAACGGCACGGCGCCGTTCGTCCTCGACGGCGCCGACGCCCGGGCGCTGGTGGTGGCCGCGGCCGGCACGGATGGCGTCGACCTGTTCCTGGCCGACCCGCGTGAGCCGGGAGTGACGGTGCGCCGGGTACCCACCCTGGATCTCAGCCGGGGCCAGGCGGTGGTCACCTTCTGCGGTGCCCGGGCCCGGCCGCTGACCGTCGGCGGCGAGGGGGCGGACATCGTCTCCCGCGCCCTGGACGTGGCCCTGGTGGCTCTCGCCGCCGAGCAACTGGGCGGAGCGCAGGCGGCCTTGGACATGACGGTGGCCCATGTGCGCGACCGTACCCAGTTCGGCAGGGCGATCGGAGGCTTCCAGGCGGTCAAGCACGCCTGCGCCGACATGCTGCTCCAGGTCGAGGCCGCACGGTCGGCCGTGGTGCGCGCGGTCCGGGCGGACGGCTCGCCTCAGGCGCTGGCCGAGGCGGCGGCGGTGGCACAGGCGTGGTGCGGCGAGGCGTTCGTCTCCGTCGCCGCCGAGTGCGTGCAGTTCCACGGCGGGATGGGCTTCACCTGGGAGCACGACGCGCACCTGTACTTCCGGCGTGCCCAGTCCGACGCCGTGCTACTGGGCGGCGCCGCACACCATCGGGAACGGCTGGCCGGGCTGCTGGGCTGGTGA
- a CDS encoding Zn-ribbon domain-containing OB-fold protein — protein sequence MTTRLIDESLFENRDFGDGESPRLAGARCSGCGTVVFPRQDSCPRCPDGVMSVRVLPVSGRVWSWTLQSFPPKPPYRAPSGGHRPYHVGYVDLGEVLVEARLAVPRAEIRIGLPVRLTTVPAYRDEDGTEVVTFGFRPERDGER from the coding sequence ATGACCACGAGGCTCATCGACGAGTCGTTGTTCGAGAACCGGGACTTCGGCGACGGAGAATCACCGCGTCTCGCGGGCGCCCGCTGCTCCGGGTGCGGCACCGTCGTCTTCCCAAGGCAGGACTCGTGCCCCAGGTGTCCGGACGGGGTGATGTCGGTGCGGGTGCTGCCGGTGAGCGGGCGCGTGTGGTCATGGACGCTTCAGTCGTTCCCGCCGAAGCCGCCGTACCGGGCGCCGTCAGGCGGCCACCGGCCCTATCACGTCGGCTATGTGGACCTCGGTGAGGTGCTGGTCGAAGCGCGGCTGGCGGTGCCCCGCGCGGAGATCCGGATCGGGCTGCCGGTCCGGCTCACCACGGTGCCCGCGTACCGGGACGAGGACGGAACCGAGGTGGTGACCTTCGGGTTCCGCCCGGAGCGGGACGGGGAGCGATGA
- a CDS encoding thiolase family protein, whose amino-acid sequence MSRPDDVYVVGCGMHPFGRDESLSAMDMAERAVREALADAGVAWQDIGYAAGGSDVSGKPDTLVGRLGLTGLPFVNVQNGCATGASTVLAVASALRAGEASLGLAVGFDKHERGAFHVSAARYGLGDWYAETGMMLTTQFFALKTQRYLYEHGISEHALAMVAARAFRNGSQHPLAWRRKPLTEREILDSAEVSPPLTQYMFCSPGQGAAALVLALGDRAFDLCERPVRLASLALRTRRFGSFEVFSPWLPPGPHHSPSVDAAQAAFRTAGVRPADVQVAQLQDTDSGSELIHLAETGLSGHGEQEDLLASGATGPAGRIPVNTDGGCLAGGEPVGASGLRQFHEVVRQLQGRAPGAQVPGAPRVGFTHVYGAPGISACSVLTV is encoded by the coding sequence ATGAGCCGGCCCGACGACGTGTACGTGGTCGGATGCGGCATGCATCCCTTCGGGCGCGACGAGAGCCTCAGCGCAATGGACATGGCCGAGCGTGCGGTACGCGAGGCGCTGGCCGACGCCGGCGTCGCCTGGCAGGACATCGGCTACGCGGCCGGCGGCTCCGACGTGTCCGGCAAGCCCGACACCCTGGTGGGCCGTCTGGGCCTGACCGGACTGCCGTTCGTCAACGTGCAGAACGGCTGCGCGACGGGTGCATCCACCGTGCTCGCGGTGGCCAGCGCGCTGCGGGCGGGCGAGGCGTCCCTGGGACTGGCGGTGGGGTTCGACAAGCACGAGCGGGGCGCGTTCCACGTCTCCGCCGCCCGCTACGGCCTGGGCGACTGGTACGCCGAGACCGGCATGATGCTCACGACCCAGTTCTTCGCGCTGAAGACCCAGCGGTACCTGTACGAGCACGGGATCTCGGAGCATGCACTGGCGATGGTCGCCGCGCGAGCCTTCCGCAACGGCTCGCAGCACCCCCTGGCCTGGCGGCGCAAGCCGCTGACGGAGCGGGAGATACTGGACTCCGCCGAGGTCAGTCCCCCGCTCACCCAGTACATGTTCTGTTCGCCCGGACAGGGCGCGGCGGCGCTGGTGCTCGCCCTCGGCGACCGTGCGTTCGATCTGTGCGAACGGCCGGTCAGGCTGGCGTCGCTGGCCCTCCGGACCCGGCGGTTCGGTTCGTTCGAGGTGTTCTCGCCCTGGCTGCCGCCGGGACCGCACCACAGCCCCAGCGTCGACGCCGCTCAGGCGGCCTTCCGCACGGCGGGGGTGCGGCCCGCGGACGTACAGGTCGCCCAGTTGCAGGACACCGACAGCGGCTCGGAGCTGATCCACCTGGCGGAGACCGGGCTGAGCGGTCACGGCGAGCAGGAGGACCTGCTGGCGTCCGGGGCCACCGGTCCCGCGGGCCGCATACCGGTCAACACCGACGGCGGCTGCCTGGCCGGCGGGGAGCCCGTCGGCGCCTCGGGGTTGCGTCAGTTCCATGAGGTCGTACGGCAGTTGCAGGGCCGGGCGCCCGGTGCGCAGGTGCCGGGCGCTCCCCGGGTGGGCTTCACCCATGTGTACGGGGCGCCCGGGATCAGCGCGTGCTCGGTCCTGACGGTGTGA
- a CDS encoding SDR family NAD(P)-dependent oxidoreductase, which translates to MRHGDRTALVTGGASGIGLEIGRQLADRGLRVLIGARKPAAAEEACRAIGGAALPLALDVTSAKSVTAAVREARELTGGVDVLVNNAGVSLDGELRPPYLDEDILHATLDTNLTGAWRVTEAVVPGMVEAGYGRVVNVTSSYGSLALMDSGRHPAYRISKTALNALTRMLAAELAGTGVLVNAGDPGWTRSGMGGPSAPRGPEEGADTPVWLATLPEGDGTTGGLFADRRPLPW; encoded by the coding sequence ATGCGGCACGGCGACAGAACCGCACTGGTGACCGGCGGGGCAAGCGGAATCGGTCTGGAGATCGGCCGACAGCTCGCGGACCGGGGGCTGCGGGTCCTCATCGGGGCGCGAAAACCGGCGGCGGCCGAGGAGGCGTGCCGAGCCATCGGCGGGGCGGCCTTGCCGCTGGCCCTGGACGTGACCTCCGCGAAGAGCGTCACCGCGGCGGTCCGGGAGGCCCGGGAGCTGACCGGCGGGGTCGACGTCCTGGTGAACAACGCGGGAGTGTCTCTGGACGGGGAGCTGCGGCCCCCGTACCTCGACGAGGACATTCTGCACGCCACATTGGACACCAACCTCACCGGCGCCTGGCGCGTGACGGAGGCCGTCGTCCCGGGCATGGTGGAAGCCGGCTACGGCCGGGTCGTGAACGTCACCAGCTCGTACGGTTCGCTGGCGCTGATGGACTCCGGCCGGCACCCCGCCTACCGGATCTCCAAGACGGCGCTCAACGCCCTGACCCGTATGCTCGCGGCCGAGTTGGCCGGCACGGGAGTCCTGGTCAACGCCGGCGACCCCGGCTGGACCCGCAGCGGTATGGGCGGCCCGTCCGCCCCGCGCGGCCCGGAGGAGGGCGCGGACACCCCGGTCTGGCTGGCGACCCTTCCCGAGGGCGACGGGACGACGGGCGGGCTGTTCGCCGACCGCAGGCCACTGCCCTGGTGA
- a CDS encoding TetR/AcrR family transcriptional regulator, whose translation MATTKNGKQPAHRPSRRQHIITAAVRVFGRNGFAETSIQDIADEAQVVSTAVYYHFDGKDELLELAMRRVFDQLNEVVEAARPASEPGDAEGLVRVIDAVWDWVEQNPDEARLYQVQIASASGNVKVLRDEFEQRHIQRGYDYLPEGTTRSPRAAKARHAAQALAVRTLISTTMLVTALRAQGGPLSQLPSRSVLEAVRALALRIVAAEQKPAEQAGSRT comes from the coding sequence ATGGCCACCACGAAGAACGGCAAGCAGCCCGCCCACCGACCCTCGCGGCGGCAGCACATCATCACCGCCGCCGTGCGGGTGTTCGGCCGCAACGGATTCGCGGAGACCAGTATTCAGGACATCGCGGACGAGGCCCAGGTGGTTTCCACGGCCGTCTACTACCACTTCGACGGCAAGGATGAGCTGCTCGAACTCGCCATGCGCCGGGTCTTCGACCAGCTGAACGAGGTCGTGGAGGCGGCCCGGCCGGCGTCCGAGCCAGGTGATGCGGAGGGCCTGGTCCGGGTCATCGACGCCGTGTGGGACTGGGTGGAGCAGAACCCGGACGAGGCCCGTCTGTACCAGGTCCAGATCGCCTCCGCCAGCGGCAACGTGAAGGTGCTGCGGGACGAGTTCGAACAGCGCCACATCCAGCGCGGCTACGACTATCTGCCCGAGGGCACCACACGCAGCCCCCGGGCGGCGAAGGCCCGGCACGCCGCACAGGCGCTCGCGGTCCGTACGCTGATCAGTACGACCATGCTCGTCACCGCGCTGCGGGCGCAGGGAGGACCACTGTCCCAGCTGCCCTCCCGGTCCGTACTGGAGGCGGTCAGGGCGCTGGCGCTGCGCATCGTCGCCGCCGAGCAGAAGCCGGCGGAGCAGGCCGGGTCACGCACCTGA
- a CDS encoding TetR/AcrR family transcriptional regulator, producing MTTSGTRAAHRPSRKQWVIEAATELFATQPPDEVTVADIAARAEMTSAAVYYHFSSKDQVLAEAMRAFAAALREQLEALTDAHEPGSDVGAAVTALLAWLGEHRSAATVFFVSSAGMSQEAETLRQESRTESLNELVRLIRKARESVSDAEAAVIGLGLLALLETAAISQVRGDDVYRSLGHRFFVREVGDLAERIADPAR from the coding sequence ATGACGACATCCGGAACCCGCGCCGCTCACCGTCCGTCGCGCAAGCAGTGGGTGATCGAGGCGGCCACGGAGTTGTTCGCCACCCAGCCGCCGGACGAGGTGACGGTGGCCGACATCGCCGCTCGTGCGGAGATGACCTCGGCGGCGGTGTACTACCACTTCTCCTCCAAGGACCAGGTCCTGGCGGAAGCGATGCGGGCGTTCGCCGCCGCGCTGCGCGAGCAGCTGGAGGCGCTCACGGACGCCCATGAGCCCGGTTCGGACGTGGGGGCGGCGGTCACCGCACTGCTGGCCTGGCTGGGCGAACACCGGTCCGCCGCCACCGTGTTCTTCGTGTCGTCGGCCGGCATGAGCCAGGAAGCGGAGACGCTGCGCCAGGAGAGCCGAACAGAGTCGCTGAACGAGCTGGTGCGGCTGATCCGCAAGGCCCGCGAGTCCGTCTCCGACGCCGAGGCGGCGGTGATCGGCCTGGGCCTGCTGGCGCTGCTGGAGACCGCGGCGATCTCGCAGGTCCGGGGCGACGACGTCTACCGGTCGCTGGGACACCGCTTCTTCGTCCGCGAGGTCGGCGATCTCGCCGAGCGGATCGCCGACCCCGCCCGATAG
- a CDS encoding dihydrolipoamide acetyltransferase family protein: MTDVAVEVLLPKIGLTMQEGTIDEWLVPAGAAVAEGDALLRLATDKVDVDVEAEAGGRFHPVVPAGATVPAGALIGWLLAEGEQPPRAAGALTPSADTAAVAPLNGGGAAPHAGGAAVASSVSGTGDRLLSSPNARRVAAAAGVALTAVRGTGPGGRIVSEDVEDFLAARPGELVAHVPAGGVPSSPLVRKLAKERGIDLADVNGTGPGGRIRRSDLAAVAPPPPRRDAAPQPGDVLPLTGMRGTIARRMHASLQEMAQLTHGYEVRMDAVVSLRDRLKEEWADSELPVPTVNDFLLKAAALALREHPLLNATVRGDGIHLLDGVHMGFAVAVPGGLMVPVIEDAVALPLPEIARRSRSLAQAAREGRISPAQLEGATFTVTSLGGYGVDFFTPVINPGNVAILGVGRLRDGVEWVDDRPLRTRVLTLSLTFDHRAVDGAPAAEYLRTVGELLRKPLRLLV, encoded by the coding sequence GTGACCGACGTGGCGGTCGAGGTTCTGCTGCCGAAGATCGGCCTGACCATGCAGGAAGGCACGATCGACGAATGGCTGGTGCCCGCCGGCGCGGCCGTCGCGGAGGGCGACGCACTGCTGCGGCTGGCCACGGACAAGGTCGACGTGGACGTCGAGGCGGAGGCCGGGGGACGGTTCCACCCGGTGGTCCCGGCGGGCGCCACTGTCCCGGCCGGGGCCCTCATCGGCTGGCTGCTGGCCGAGGGCGAGCAGCCGCCCCGGGCGGCGGGTGCGCTGACGCCCAGCGCGGATACGGCTGCCGTGGCTCCCCTCAACGGCGGCGGTGCGGCCCCCCACGCCGGCGGTGCTGCCGTGGCGTCATCCGTCAGCGGCACCGGTGACCGGCTTCTCTCCTCGCCGAACGCCCGCAGGGTCGCCGCGGCCGCCGGCGTCGCCCTCACCGCCGTACGCGGCACGGGGCCGGGCGGCCGGATCGTGTCCGAGGACGTGGAGGACTTCCTCGCGGCCCGTCCCGGCGAACTCGTCGCACACGTCCCGGCGGGCGGTGTTCCCTCCTCGCCGCTGGTACGCAAGCTGGCGAAGGAGCGGGGCATCGACCTCGCCGACGTGAACGGCACCGGGCCGGGCGGCCGGATCCGCCGGTCCGACCTCGCCGCCGTCGCTCCGCCGCCTCCCCGCCGGGACGCGGCCCCTCAGCCCGGCGACGTCCTCCCGCTCACCGGAATGCGCGGCACCATTGCCCGCAGGATGCACGCCAGCCTCCAGGAGATGGCACAGCTGACGCACGGCTACGAGGTGCGGATGGACGCCGTGGTGTCCCTGCGGGACCGGCTCAAGGAGGAGTGGGCCGACAGCGAACTGCCGGTGCCCACCGTCAACGACTTCCTGCTGAAGGCCGCCGCCCTGGCCCTGCGCGAGCACCCGCTGCTCAACGCGACGGTGCGGGGGGACGGTATCCATCTGCTCGACGGCGTCCACATGGGCTTCGCCGTGGCCGTCCCGGGCGGACTCATGGTCCCCGTGATCGAGGACGCGGTGGCGCTGCCGCTGCCCGAGATCGCCCGCCGGTCGCGGTCCCTGGCCCAGGCCGCCCGCGAGGGGCGGATCTCCCCGGCGCAGCTGGAAGGGGCCACCTTCACCGTCACCTCGCTCGGTGGGTACGGCGTCGACTTCTTCACCCCCGTGATCAATCCCGGCAATGTCGCGATCCTCGGGGTGGGCAGGCTCAGGGACGGTGTCGAGTGGGTGGACGACCGGCCCCTGCGGACGCGGGTGCTCACCCTGAGCCTCACCTTCGACCACCGCGCCGTCGACGGAGCACCCGCCGCCGAATATCTGCGCACGGTGGGGGAGTTGCTGCGCAAGCCCCTCCGCCTGCTGGTGTGA
- a CDS encoding alpha-ketoacid dehydrogenase subunit beta gives MTTTTQAPGVPPVAASRKLTYVKAFNEGLAQAMREDENVFVAGEDVAGYGGVFRMFDNLLDEFGPRRMIDTPISEAALVGLGVGAAARGLRPVVDLMFMDFIGVCLDQIVNQAAKMKYMFGGAVSVPLTITTASGAGLGAAAQHSQSLEAWLAHVPGLKVVMPCDAYTAKGLTVSAIRDDNPVVVMLNKVLLGSPGEVPEEIYGIPLGRAHTARQGSDVTVIALGRMVGEALAAADELAAEGVQIEVIDPRTVQPLDTETMFASVRRTNRVLVVHEAVTFGGLGAEIAAQIQDAVFDHLDAPVLRIGAPFSPVPFSPVLEKAYVPDRARIAQGCRRLLERS, from the coding sequence ATGACTACCACCACCCAAGCGCCGGGTGTCCCCCCGGTCGCCGCCTCCCGCAAGCTGACCTACGTCAAGGCCTTCAACGAGGGTCTCGCGCAGGCCATGCGCGAGGACGAGAACGTCTTCGTCGCCGGCGAGGACGTGGCCGGATACGGCGGCGTCTTCCGCATGTTCGACAACCTGCTCGACGAGTTCGGCCCCCGCCGCATGATCGACACCCCGATCTCCGAAGCCGCACTGGTAGGCCTCGGCGTGGGAGCCGCCGCCCGGGGTCTGCGCCCCGTCGTCGACCTGATGTTCATGGACTTCATCGGCGTCTGCCTCGACCAGATCGTCAACCAGGCGGCGAAGATGAAGTACATGTTCGGCGGCGCGGTGTCCGTGCCGCTCACCATCACCACCGCCTCCGGGGCGGGTCTCGGCGCCGCGGCCCAGCACAGCCAGAGCCTGGAGGCCTGGCTGGCCCACGTGCCCGGCCTCAAGGTGGTGATGCCGTGCGACGCGTACACCGCCAAGGGCCTGACCGTCTCGGCCATCCGGGACGACAACCCGGTCGTCGTCATGCTCAACAAGGTCCTGCTCGGCAGCCCCGGCGAGGTGCCCGAGGAGATCTACGGCATCCCGCTGGGCCGGGCGCACACCGCCCGGCAGGGCTCCGACGTCACGGTGATCGCTCTCGGCCGCATGGTGGGAGAAGCCCTGGCGGCGGCCGACGAACTCGCGGCCGAGGGCGTGCAGATCGAAGTGATCGATCCCCGCACGGTGCAGCCGCTGGACACCGAGACGATGTTCGCCTCCGTCCGCCGCACCAACCGGGTGCTCGTGGTGCACGAGGCCGTCACCTTCGGCGGGCTCGGCGCGGAGATCGCCGCCCAGATCCAGGACGCCGTCTTCGACCACCTGGACGCGCCGGTCCTGCGCATCGGTGCCCCCTTCTCCCCGGTGCCCTTCTCGCCGGTCCTGGAGAAGGCGTACGTGCCCGATCGCGCCCGCATCGCCCAGGGCTGCCGGCGCCTGCTCGAAAGGTCGTGA
- a CDS encoding thiamine pyrophosphate-dependent dehydrogenase E1 component subunit alpha, whose translation MAQRASTASKKSAQVSTQVIRDLHERMVRIRLFETEAGKLMEAGKLPGFLHLYVGQEAVAAGVMAALRDDDQITSTHRGHGHAVAKGVGFREMYAELYGRVTGACLGRGGSMHINDLARGMLGANGIVGAGVPIAVGAAFAARYKGEDSVAVTFFGDGATNIGAFHEGANMAAILGLPVIFVCENNGYAEFTPQSRHMLLTDVADRAAAYGMPSVIVDGMDAVAVHRAAAEAVARARSGAGPMMIEAKTYRYFDHQGVKGLRHPYRSDEEVAEWKARDPIDLIEARAVADGAATRAELDGVWRRTRDEIAEAVAYAEASPLPEPADLLLNVYSG comes from the coding sequence ATGGCTCAACGAGCGTCAACGGCGTCGAAGAAATCCGCGCAGGTCAGCACACAGGTCATCAGGGACCTGCACGAGCGCATGGTGCGCATCCGGCTCTTCGAGACCGAGGCGGGAAAGCTCATGGAGGCGGGCAAACTGCCCGGCTTCCTGCACCTCTACGTCGGCCAGGAAGCCGTGGCCGCCGGCGTGATGGCGGCCCTGCGCGACGACGACCAGATCACCTCCACCCACCGCGGCCACGGGCATGCCGTGGCCAAGGGCGTCGGATTCCGCGAGATGTACGCCGAGCTGTACGGCCGGGTCACCGGCGCATGCCTGGGCCGCGGCGGGAGCATGCACATCAACGACCTCGCCCGCGGCATGCTCGGCGCCAACGGCATCGTCGGTGCGGGCGTCCCGATCGCCGTGGGCGCCGCCTTCGCCGCCCGGTACAAGGGCGAGGACAGCGTCGCCGTGACCTTCTTCGGCGACGGCGCCACCAACATCGGCGCCTTCCACGAGGGCGCCAACATGGCCGCGATCCTCGGCCTGCCCGTCATCTTCGTCTGCGAGAACAACGGTTATGCGGAGTTCACCCCGCAGTCCAGGCACATGCTCCTCACCGACGTCGCCGACCGGGCCGCCGCCTACGGCATGCCCAGCGTGATCGTCGACGGCATGGACGCCGTCGCCGTCCACCGCGCCGCCGCCGAGGCCGTCGCACGGGCCCGGTCCGGCGCGGGCCCGATGATGATCGAGGCCAAGACCTACCGCTACTTCGACCACCAGGGCGTCAAGGGCCTGCGTCATCCCTATCGCTCGGACGAGGAGGTCGCCGAGTGGAAGGCCCGCGACCCCATCGACCTGATCGAGGCCCGGGCGGTCGCCGACGGCGCCGCGACGCGGGCGGAGCTGGACGGCGTATGGCGGCGCACGCGCGACGAGATCGCCGAGGCCGTCGCGTACGCCGAGGCGAGCCCGCTGCCCGAACCCGCCGACCTGCTGCTCAACGTCTACTCGGGATGA
- a CDS encoding VOC family protein: MTRPFEVGLVVRDLEPMERFYCDVIGCRAERRSRVPESVAGPAGLGGELVVVWLRVPAGGCVKLILPRSVPGSAYAAPLPAGRPGLSYLTFHFDDMGPVVAALPAAGARPLSDPVVVRARGRRISFWADPEGNVVELVDARGRDSGAGHSN; the protein is encoded by the coding sequence ATGACGCGGCCGTTCGAGGTGGGTCTGGTGGTACGGGACCTGGAGCCGATGGAGCGCTTCTACTGCGACGTGATCGGCTGTCGCGCCGAGCGCCGCTCACGCGTACCGGAGTCCGTCGCGGGCCCGGCCGGGCTCGGCGGCGAGCTGGTGGTCGTCTGGCTGCGGGTGCCCGCCGGAGGGTGCGTCAAGCTGATCCTGCCCCGGTCGGTGCCCGGGTCGGCATATGCGGCGCCCCTGCCGGCCGGGCGTCCGGGGCTGTCGTATCTCACCTTCCATTTCGACGACATGGGCCCGGTGGTGGCGGCGCTGCCGGCCGCGGGCGCCCGGCCTCTGTCGGACCCGGTAGTCGTCCGGGCGCGCGGCCGGCGGATCAGCTTCTGGGCGGATCCCGAAGGCAACGTCGTGGAGTTGGTGGACGCGCGGGGCCGCGACTCCGGCGCGGGGCATAGTAATTAG
- a CDS encoding aromatic ring-hydroxylating dioxygenase subunit alpha: protein MRREAAELVERVMAHYRDNTTHEADGQWTEPVANYLDADRWQRETDAVHRSVPLPLAMSCELPGPNTYKAIDVLGIPVLITRDRQGAVHAMINACRHRGAKLLEPGCGVSRRLTCPYHSWSYDLAGELRGVYAEKTFGEVPREGRSLVRLPAGERAGIVFVSLDPAAEPDLDDWLGDLQPLLEGLRLAECHHYSTNELTSPNWKVTLDGYLETYHFASLHPKTVFETNLSNMMAHDTWGPHQRIAPALRPIAQAVDLPPDQRDPGDCVGPIYWLFPGLAIAGGWRQKIAVSLVLPRTATESVTQQIILLRQPAVTEEERRAADRFGAWFHEVVRDEDYATTYGVQQGLKALNGTDFVFGRNEPGLQHFHRTIHRHLDSGAEAAPRAAR from the coding sequence ATGCGTCGGGAGGCGGCCGAACTCGTCGAGCGCGTGATGGCGCACTACCGCGACAACACGACGCACGAGGCGGACGGCCAGTGGACGGAACCCGTGGCCAACTACCTCGACGCCGACCGCTGGCAGCGCGAGACGGACGCCGTACACCGCAGCGTCCCGTTGCCGCTCGCCATGTCCTGCGAGCTTCCCGGACCGAACACCTACAAGGCGATCGACGTGCTCGGCATCCCGGTGCTGATCACCCGCGACCGGCAGGGCGCCGTGCACGCGATGATCAACGCCTGCCGGCACCGGGGGGCCAAGCTCCTCGAACCCGGCTGCGGAGTGTCGAGGCGGCTGACCTGCCCATACCACTCCTGGTCGTACGATCTGGCCGGGGAGCTGCGGGGGGTGTACGCCGAGAAGACCTTCGGCGAGGTTCCGCGCGAAGGCCGCAGCCTCGTCAGGCTCCCGGCCGGGGAGCGCGCGGGGATCGTCTTCGTCTCGCTGGACCCGGCGGCCGAGCCCGACCTGGACGACTGGCTGGGCGATCTGCAGCCCCTGCTGGAAGGCCTCCGGCTCGCGGAGTGCCACCACTACTCCACCAACGAGCTGACCAGTCCCAACTGGAAGGTCACGCTCGACGGGTATCTGGAGACGTACCACTTCGCCTCGCTGCACCCGAAGACGGTGTTCGAGACGAACCTCTCGAACATGATGGCGCATGACACCTGGGGTCCCCACCAGCGCATCGCACCGGCCCTGCGACCCATCGCGCAGGCGGTCGACCTGCCCCCGGACCAGCGCGACCCCGGGGACTGCGTCGGGCCCATCTACTGGCTCTTCCCGGGCCTGGCGATCGCCGGCGGCTGGCGCCAGAAGATCGCCGTCTCCCTGGTGCTCCCCCGCACGGCGACCGAGTCGGTGACCCAGCAGATCATCCTGCTGCGTCAGCCGGCGGTCACCGAGGAGGAGCGCCGGGCCGCCGACCGGTTCGGCGCATGGTTCCACGAGGTGGTCCGCGACGAGGACTACGCGACCACCTACGGAGTCCAGCAGGGCCTGAAGGCCCTGAACGGGACCGACTTCGTCTTCGGACGCAACGAGCCCGGGCTCCAGCACTTCCACCGCACCATTCACCGACACCTGGACAGTGGCGCCGAAGCAGCCCCCAGAGCCGCCAGGTGA
- a CDS encoding SDR family NAD(P)-dependent oxidoreductase — protein MVATGSLDGRVAVITGSTRSIGRAIAEAFLADGATVVVSGRSEVKGKQALEEMGAGDRAVFHPCDANSQEDIEGLADFAAERFGRLDIWVNNVGGSSGFAPIHQLSDEAWHDALRLNVNGYFYGTRRALPKMLEGGWGRVINISSVEGKQANKPGISHYITNKHAIHGLTKATAFEYGTQGITCNAICPGAVDTDLMRAAGPAAAEAEGISYEEWLSRFAEHAATKKITTVEQIAAVASLLASEAGAGITGALISVDGGTAQW, from the coding sequence ATGGTGGCTACGGGCAGCCTCGACGGACGTGTCGCGGTGATCACGGGCAGCACGCGCAGCATCGGCCGCGCCATCGCCGAGGCCTTCCTGGCCGACGGCGCCACGGTCGTCGTCAGCGGCCGCAGCGAGGTCAAGGGAAAGCAGGCCCTGGAGGAGATGGGCGCCGGGGACCGCGCCGTCTTCCACCCCTGCGACGCCAACAGCCAGGAGGACATCGAAGGCCTCGCCGACTTCGCCGCCGAGCGCTTCGGCCGGCTCGACATCTGGGTCAACAACGTCGGCGGCAGCTCCGGCTTCGCCCCGATCCACCAGCTCAGCGACGAGGCGTGGCACGACGCCCTCAGGCTGAACGTCAACGGCTACTTCTACGGCACCCGCCGGGCACTGCCGAAGATGCTGGAAGGCGGCTGGGGCCGCGTCATCAACATCTCCTCCGTCGAGGGCAAGCAGGCCAACAAACCGGGGATCAGCCACTACATCACCAACAAGCACGCCATCCACGGGCTCACCAAGGCGACCGCCTTCGAGTACGGCACGCAGGGCATCACCTGCAACGCCATCTGTCCCGGCGCCGTCGACACCGACCTGATGCGTGCCGCCGGGCCGGCCGCCGCCGAGGCCGAGGGCATCAGCTACGAGGAATGGCTCAGCCGCTTCGCCGAGCACGCCGCCACGAAGAAGATCACGACGGTGGAGCAGATCGCGGCCGTCGCCTCGCTGCTCGCGAGCGAGGCCGGGGCCGGTATCACCGGCGCGCTGATCAGCGTCGACGGCGGAACGGCACAGTGGTAG